AGGCCCTCAGAGACTTTATGGCCGACGGAGGGGTTAAGATATTCACCTCCACCCCTGTCAGGTCCATCTCCCCCAGAGGTGAGAGGGGGTTCGACGTCTCCACCGACTCAGGTTTGTTTAAAGCCTCGTCGATAATCGTAACCACAGGAGGGCTTTCATATCCCGAGACCGGGTCCACCGGAGACGGTTACCGATGGGCCAGGGAGATGGGCCACTCGGTGGTCCCGACAAAGCCAGCTATCTGTCCTGTGAGGACCAAGGAGAGTTGGTGCAAAGACCTTCAGGGATTAACCCTTAAAAACGTCCAGCTTTCCCTCTGGCAGGGTGGAAAAGAGGTCACCAATCGCTTTGGGGAGATGCTTTTTACCCATTTCGGGGTGAGTGGGCCTATCGTTATGGATATGGCCTCGGAGGTGGATAAGGCTCTGGAGAAAGGTCCGGCCACGATGTTTTTAGACCTCAAACCGGCGCTGGATAGGGTAAAGCTGGATAACCGGATAATACGAGACCTCGCTGCCCACCGAAGGGAGATACTTAAAAACAGTCTTAAAGACCTGCTTCCGAGGGCCATAATACCGGTTGTACTCGATCTGGCCGGTGTGGACGGCGATACAAAGGTAGACGACGTGACCAAAGACCAGAGAGCGTCTCTCGTCGAGGTGTTGAAGGCGATGCCCCTTACCCCGGTGGACCTTCTGGGCTATCGGTGGGCTGTGGTGACCAAAGGGGGCATCTCCCTTAAGGACGTAAATCCCAAGTCCATGGAATCGAAGAAAGTTCCGGGCCTTTTCTTCGCCGGAGAGGTCCTCGATCTGGACGGTCCCACAGGAGGCTATAATCTTCAGGTATGCTGGTCCACCGGTTTTGTCGCAGGAGAAGAGGGAGCCTATAGATCCAGGGCTTACTCGGTTTAGAAATAGAATAATACTACCTACAAGTAGCGTAAAGAGGTGAACAAATATGGAAGATAATGATTCCCTCCTTCCGGGAGCCGTTCTTTTCACCGAGACCCCGGAGGAGAAGAAGCTGAACTCCGATCTAGAGATTCTGAATCAGTCGGTCATAAACTATATTCACAGGACCCATCAGGAGATAGACGCCAGGGACAAGGAAATAGAGGGCCTCAAAGACAGGCTGGCCTCCGAGGAAAGGGAGCACCACGACGTCAAACAGAGATTTGAGGTGCTTCAGCAGGACCACAATAACCTGGAGATCGCCAGGGAAAATTGCGAGAAGAGCCGTCTCAGAGTGGATCAGGAAAACAGAGACCTTCGGGAAGAGCTGGATCGCACTAAAAACTCCCTCCGAGCTATGGAGGGTATAAGGAAGGAAAACGAGTCCCTCAAGGAAGAGCGTTACGTTCTGCTTCAGGAGATAGAGTCCCTCAGAAGCGAGATAAAGAAGATAGAGGGCCTTAACTCAGGAAAAGTAGAGGAGCTCCAGAACCAGTTCCTCCAGGAGAGAAACAGGATGCAGGATATCCAGTGTAGCCTGGAGGACAAGATAAGACATCTCAACGAGCTTAACGCCGAGGAAGCTCTCTCCAGAGAAAGGCTCGGTCGAGAGAAAAAACAGGTTGTCGACGAGATGGAGAGGATAAACGGGGAGAAAAAGGAGATGAGGGAGCAGTTCTCCAGACAGCTCTCCCTTCTTCAGGATCAGCTCAAGTCCTCTGAAAAGCGGGCCCAGGAGAACCTCAGGGAATTAGAGCAGAAGGCTCGTAAGGAACTGGTCGATCTGGAGAGGGAGAAGAGCTCCAGAATCGCCGTGCTGGAAAAGGAACTCAATCAAAAGCAGAGGGAGATGTCCCTTAAGGAACACCAGATAGCCCAGATGGAGTCGGAGCATTCGAGAAAGCTGGAGCTCGCCAAGAAGGAATTCGAGAGCAGGCTTTCCGTGGAGCTCGACGATATCAAGAGGAAATACTATTTCGAGCTTGAGAAGGCTCGAAAAGGCGGGCGGTGGACCGGGGACCAAGAGGATTCATGATCGATATAGGCAACCTTCGCTTGGTCCTAGGAGGTAAGACCCTCTACGATAACCTGTCCTGGAGGATAAACGACGGTACGAAGGTGGGACTTGTCGGGATTAACGGTTCCGGCAAGACCACCTTGCTTAAGGTCCTTATGGGGATAATAGAGCGAGACTCGGGGGATCTGTCCATCACCTCAGGGCATCGGATAGGCTATCTGCCTCAGGACCTCCAGGAGCTTCCGGATATCCCGGTAATAGATTACATAAAGGATAGAGCGGGCATAGACGGTCTTGAACGCTCCCTCCGGAGGGCGGAGAGCGAACTCGCCTCCTGTGGGGAGGATGGACAGGCCAGGGCTCTTGAGAGGTACGAGAGGGCGATGGTCGCCTTCGAGGCCGCAGGAGGATATTCTTTCGATGCCATGGCGAAAAAGGCGATGAAGGGTCTTGGCTTTTCGCCGGAAGACCCTTCCAGGCCGACCTCCCAGTTCTCCGGAGGGTGGAAGATGAGGGTCTCTCTGGCTGCTGCGCTGTTGTCCAGGCCCGACGTCCTTCTGCTGGACGAGCCCACCAACCACCTCGATACGGAGAGCATGGAGTGGCTTGAGGGATGGCTGAAGACCTATCCGGGAACGGTGGTGGCTATATCCCACGACAGGCACTTTATGGACAAAATAATGGACTCTATCGCCGAGCTCTCCAATAAGAGGATAACCCTTTACAAGGGCAACTTCTCCCAATACCTTGAGGAAAGCGCCGCCAGGCTCGACCAGCTCGAGAGGGAGAGGGCCAAACAGGTGGAGGAGATAGAGAAGACTAAGCAGTTTATAGACCGTTTCAGGGCCAAGGCCACCAAGGCGACCCAGGTTCAAAGCAGGATAAAGAAGCTGGAGCGGATGGAGCTGGTCAGGATAGATGGCCCCGATCGGACCGTGGCTATCTCCTTTCCCTCCTGCCCCAGAAGTGGACATTCGGTGGTGGAGGCCGAAAACCTCGGTAAATCCTACGGAAATATAGATGTTTTCGGGGGAGTCGATTTCCAGATAACCAGAGGCGAAAAGATCGCTTTAGTGGGCGTAAACGGAGCGGGAAAATCGACCCTTTCCAGGCTGATAGCCCGGAAAGAGCGGCCTGACAGCGGGGTTATCGAGCTTGGCCACAACGTCTCGATGGGATTTTTCTCCCAGGAAAGCAGCAACAACCTGGACTACCAAAACACCGTATGGCAGGAGATATACGGGGCTTCCGACAGGATGACCCCTGAGGGCAAGAGATCCCTTCTAGGGGCCTTCCTGTTCTCCGGCGACGATATCCATAAGCCTATCTCCGTCCTGTCGGGAGGGGAAAAGTCCAGAGTTGCTCTGGTTAAGCTCTTGCTGGAACAGACTAATTTCCTTATACTGGACGAGCCCACCAATCACCTGGACATGGCCACAAAGGATCTCTTTCAGAGGGCCCTTTTGGAGTACGACGGGACCATGGTTATAGTTTCCCACGATAGGTATTTTTTGGATAACCTGGTGGACAGGGTCCTTGAAATAAGGGGCGGAAAGCTTTACGATTACCCAGGTAACTACAGCTACTTCGTCGAAAAAAGAGGTCAGGTCGAGGATGATAGGCCCCAAGAGACCGAGGTTCCCTCCTCCTTAAGCCTGAAAGATCAAAAACGGCTGGAGGCGGAGAGGCGAAACCGGATCTACAGACAGACCAGACCGATGGTCAAGGAGGTCGAGTCCCTTGAGGCCCGTATCTCCGAGCTGGAGTCGAGGATCGACGAGATCCACAGCGGTCTGTGCGACCCAGAGGTCCTGGAGAATTCCTCTATGGTCCAAAACCTCATGGTGGACCTTAAACCACTGGAAGAAGAGCTTCGCCGGGCTATGTCCCGGTGGGAGGAGCTTATGAAGGCTATAGAGACCGTCGAGGCCCAGGCCTGACGAACCGCGACGAAAGAAAGGATTTTTTGCCATGAACAAAGCTACCGAAGGATGCAAAGTCAAGGTACACTACACAGGAACCCTCGAGGACGGGACGGTTTTCGACTCGTCTTTGGAGAGAGAGCCCTTGGCTTTCACCGTAGGGGCCGGTCAGTTGATAGCCGGATTCGATCAGGGTGTGGTCGGTATGGTCGAGGGAGAGGAAAAGACCATCGTGATTCCCGCCGATATGGCCTACGGAGAGGTCCGAGAGGATCTTGTCTTCTCAGTGCCTAAGGAGAATATGCCCGAGGACTACGTTCCCTCCGTGGGAGATCAGCTTGCGGTGACCAGCAGCGACGGTCAGCCTTTCCCCGTCACGATCAAGGAGATAGACGAGGAGACGGTGACCCTGGACGGCAACCACGCTCTGGCGGGAAAAGATCTCACCTTTGCGGTAAAAATGATCGAGGTCCTCTCGGCTTAGCGTTATTAGTACACCGTCGATCCCCTGAGAATTCTCAGGGGATCGATCTGTTTGACGGAGCTAATCTATAGGGATAGAATTACCGGTGGCCGGATCTCCGGTTAGGAGGTGTTCCGATGGGTTTTAGGTCTTTATGGCTCAAGTTCGCTATTCCCGTGGGTATAGTCGCTGTTTGGGCTGGAGGTTCCTATTTTCAGGTCTGGAACAGCTACGTGATACCCCCTCCTAGTAGGGTTCTGTCGTCCATGTGGTCCATGACCCTGAACGGTAGCCTTGTGGGCCATCTCTACGCCAGTTCTTTAAGGGTTGTCGGAGGTTTTTTAATCGCCGCCTCTCTGGCTATCCCTTTAGGGTTTGCTTTAGGGCTGTCCCGTCCTTTGGAGGTGTGGCTGAAGTCGACTCTGGACTTTTTAAGACACGTTCCACCTCTGGCAATAATGCCCATGGTGATACTGTGGTTCGGCATAGGTGAGACCTCTAAGGTGGTTGTGGTGTTCATGGCGACCTTCTTTCCTATTCTGCTTAACACCCAGGGGGGAGTTGCAGGGTGCGACCCTAAGCTCATGGAGGTAGGCAAGGCCTTTGGCCTGTCCCGTAAGGAGCGTTTTAGACGTATACTGGTGCCCTCGGCCCTTCCCTCTATTTTGCTCGGCATGAGGCTCGGGCTGAGCTATAGTTGGAGGTCCCTCATAGGGGCGGAGCTAATCGCCGCCGCCTCGGGCATCGGCTACGTTATTCACGACGCAGAGCAGCTGTCCAGGTCCGACGTCATAATAGTTGGGGTCCTTCTTTTGGGGATAGCGGGAAGCCTGTCGGATAGGTTTTTTTCAATCCTTTCCCGACGTCTGGCCCCCTGGAGTGGAGGGAATATTCGTGAGCTGTGAGATAACTTCCGCCAGCAAGGGTTATCGATTAGGGGCAAAGGGCAAGGTTGACGCCCTTAAAGACGTCACTTTGTCCTTTCCCGAGGGGTCCTTATCGGTCATCCTCGGCAGGAGCGGCTGTGGGAAGACCACGTTGCTGAGGGTGATGGCGGGCCTTGAGAAGCTCGACTCCGGCTCGGTCAAGATGGGCAGTGGAAAGGTGGGAATGGTCTTTCAGGAGCCACGGCTCATGCCCTGGCTTTCGGTCAGGGAAAACGTCGAGCTTGTCATCGACGACGATCAACGTCGATCCCAAAAGGCTATGGCCTGTCTCCATACCGTCGGCCTTTCCGACTTCGCCGACGGCATGCCGAATCAGCTGTCCGGGGGAATGGCACAGAGGGTGGCCCTGGCCAGGGCACTGGGCTTTGACCCCGACCTTATCCTGCTGGATGAGCCCTTCGGAGCGCTGGACTACTTCACCAGAAAAGCCCTTCAGGAGGAGCTTACGTCCATAGTGAGATCCAGAAAACTCACCACCCTTTTCGTGACCCACGACGTCGACGAGGCCATTTCCATAGGCTCTCGGCTGATCGTAATGGACGGAGGAAAGGTTGTATCGGTTTTAGAGTCCCTGGACGGACGGTCTATGTCCCCTCAGGACAGGGAGGATCTCAGAGAGCTGATATTGAGCCTTATCGGAGGTAAAAATCGGGACCTGTCGGTCCTGTCGAAGGGAGCTTGATTCATTATGAGAAAATTGATACTGGCTATCGCCATTACGGTGATGGCGGGCACGGTCCT
This portion of the Dethiosulfovibrio salsuginis genome encodes:
- a CDS encoding coiled-coil domain-containing protein, with the translated sequence MEDNDSLLPGAVLFTETPEEKKLNSDLEILNQSVINYIHRTHQEIDARDKEIEGLKDRLASEEREHHDVKQRFEVLQQDHNNLEIARENCEKSRLRVDQENRDLREELDRTKNSLRAMEGIRKENESLKEERYVLLQEIESLRSEIKKIEGLNSGKVEELQNQFLQERNRMQDIQCSLEDKIRHLNELNAEEALSRERLGREKKQVVDEMERINGEKKEMREQFSRQLSLLQDQLKSSEKRAQENLRELEQKARKELVDLEREKSSRIAVLEKELNQKQREMSLKEHQIAQMESEHSRKLELAKKEFESRLSVELDDIKRKYYFELEKARKGGRWTGDQEDS
- a CDS encoding ABC transporter ATP-binding protein, which encodes MIDIGNLRLVLGGKTLYDNLSWRINDGTKVGLVGINGSGKTTLLKVLMGIIERDSGDLSITSGHRIGYLPQDLQELPDIPVIDYIKDRAGIDGLERSLRRAESELASCGEDGQARALERYERAMVAFEAAGGYSFDAMAKKAMKGLGFSPEDPSRPTSQFSGGWKMRVSLAAALLSRPDVLLLDEPTNHLDTESMEWLEGWLKTYPGTVVAISHDRHFMDKIMDSIAELSNKRITLYKGNFSQYLEESAARLDQLERERAKQVEEIEKTKQFIDRFRAKATKATQVQSRIKKLERMELVRIDGPDRTVAISFPSCPRSGHSVVEAENLGKSYGNIDVFGGVDFQITRGEKIALVGVNGAGKSTLSRLIARKERPDSGVIELGHNVSMGFFSQESSNNLDYQNTVWQEIYGASDRMTPEGKRSLLGAFLFSGDDIHKPISVLSGGEKSRVALVKLLLEQTNFLILDEPTNHLDMATKDLFQRALLEYDGTMVIVSHDRYFLDNLVDRVLEIRGGKLYDYPGNYSYFVEKRGQVEDDRPQETEVPSSLSLKDQKRLEAERRNRIYRQTRPMVKEVESLEARISELESRIDEIHSGLCDPEVLENSSMVQNLMVDLKPLEEELRRAMSRWEELMKAIETVEAQA
- a CDS encoding ABC transporter ATP-binding protein, whose product is MSCEITSASKGYRLGAKGKVDALKDVTLSFPEGSLSVILGRSGCGKTTLLRVMAGLEKLDSGSVKMGSGKVGMVFQEPRLMPWLSVRENVELVIDDDQRRSQKAMACLHTVGLSDFADGMPNQLSGGMAQRVALARALGFDPDLILLDEPFGALDYFTRKALQEELTSIVRSRKLTTLFVTHDVDEAISIGSRLIVMDGGKVVSVLESLDGRSMSPQDREDLRELILSLIGGKNRDLSVLSKGA
- a CDS encoding BaiN/RdsA family NAD(P)/FAD-dependent oxidoreductase — translated: MGSNVFDVIVVGGGPAGMMAAGAAGAKGVSVALLEKGDTLGVKLSITGKGRCNFAHMEEDPMKLAEPFGKNGRFILSSLSRFGVKETLGFFQNKGIEITVERGARVFPGPGQKSEDVIQALRDFMADGGVKIFTSTPVRSISPRGERGFDVSTDSGLFKASSIIVTTGGLSYPETGSTGDGYRWAREMGHSVVPTKPAICPVRTKESWCKDLQGLTLKNVQLSLWQGGKEVTNRFGEMLFTHFGVSGPIVMDMASEVDKALEKGPATMFLDLKPALDRVKLDNRIIRDLAAHRREILKNSLKDLLPRAIIPVVLDLAGVDGDTKVDDVTKDQRASLVEVLKAMPLTPVDLLGYRWAVVTKGGISLKDVNPKSMESKKVPGLFFAGEVLDLDGPTGGYNLQVCWSTGFVAGEEGAYRSRAYSV
- a CDS encoding FKBP-type peptidyl-prolyl cis-trans isomerase, whose amino-acid sequence is MNKATEGCKVKVHYTGTLEDGTVFDSSLEREPLAFTVGAGQLIAGFDQGVVGMVEGEEKTIVIPADMAYGEVREDLVFSVPKENMPEDYVPSVGDQLAVTSSDGQPFPVTIKEIDEETVTLDGNHALAGKDLTFAVKMIEVLSA
- a CDS encoding ABC transporter permease, which gives rise to MGFRSLWLKFAIPVGIVAVWAGGSYFQVWNSYVIPPPSRVLSSMWSMTLNGSLVGHLYASSLRVVGGFLIAASLAIPLGFALGLSRPLEVWLKSTLDFLRHVPPLAIMPMVILWFGIGETSKVVVVFMATFFPILLNTQGGVAGCDPKLMEVGKAFGLSRKERFRRILVPSALPSILLGMRLGLSYSWRSLIGAELIAAASGIGYVIHDAEQLSRSDVIIVGVLLLGIAGSLSDRFFSILSRRLAPWSGGNIREL